A stretch of the Thermus thermophilus genome encodes the following:
- a CDS encoding biotin--[acetyl-CoA-carboxylase] ligase: MPGLLDLLTESWQSGEALARALGVSRAAVSKEAGRLRVEGYPVEVSRRGYRILPGTPLPHLFRPQGRLGRPYRYLGRVGSTQDVLRAWAEEGAPEGALVLAEVQERGRGRRGRPWESRPGGSLTFSLLLRPSLPLPALGLLPLLAGLALWEGVGVGGLKWPNDLLAQDGRKLAGVLLEAKAEGEEVAYALLGVGVNVAWAPEGAAFLQEFAPLSRREVLEGFLLRLEALLPLLETPEALLDRYRQASYTLGRRVRVRTGKGVVEGLAEDVLPDGSLLVDGVRVGAGEVELLPLL, encoded by the coding sequence ATGCCCGGGCTTTTGGACCTCCTCACGGAGTCCTGGCAAAGCGGCGAGGCCCTGGCCCGAGCCTTGGGGGTGAGCCGGGCCGCCGTCTCCAAGGAGGCCGGGCGGCTCCGGGTGGAAGGCTACCCCGTGGAGGTCTCCCGCCGGGGCTACCGCATCCTCCCCGGGACCCCCCTCCCCCACCTCTTCCGCCCCCAAGGCCGCCTGGGGAGGCCCTACCGCTACCTGGGCCGGGTGGGGAGCACCCAGGACGTCCTAAGGGCCTGGGCGGAGGAGGGCGCCCCCGAGGGGGCCCTGGTCCTCGCCGAGGTCCAGGAACGGGGCCGGGGCAGGCGGGGCCGCCCCTGGGAAAGCCGCCCTGGGGGAAGCCTCACCTTCTCCCTCCTCCTAAGGCCAAGCCTCCCCCTCCCCGCCCTCGGGCTTTTGCCCCTCCTCGCGGGCCTCGCCCTGTGGGAAGGGGTGGGGGTGGGGGGTCTCAAGTGGCCTAACGACCTCCTGGCCCAAGACGGGCGCAAGCTCGCCGGGGTGCTCCTGGAGGCCAAGGCCGAGGGGGAGGAGGTGGCCTACGCCCTCCTGGGCGTGGGGGTGAACGTGGCCTGGGCGCCGGAGGGGGCGGCCTTCCTCCAGGAGTTCGCCCCCCTCTCCCGGCGGGAGGTCCTGGAAGGCTTCCTCCTGAGGCTGGAGGCCCTCCTTCCCCTCCTGGAAACCCCGGAAGCCCTTCTGGACCGCTACCGCCAGGCCTCCTACACCCTGGGGCGAAGGGTGCGGGTGCGCACGGGCAAAGGGGTGGTGGAGGGCCTGGCCGAGGACGTCCTCCCCGACGGGAGCCTCCTCGTGGACGGGGTGCGGGTGGGGGCGGGGGAGGTGGAGCTTTTGCCCCTCCTTTAA
- a CDS encoding DUF2203 domain-containing protein — translation MFARIFTKEEADALLPEIQRVLSQMRQARAELKEAQARLPEARGLERRALEEEVRFLLGSLEADARYLASLGVFLKDLDRGLVDFPARLGGEVVFLCWQEGEPEVAHYHPLSGGFAERRPLAEEAPTLPQKARPGERRPGA, via the coding sequence ATGTTCGCCCGCATCTTCACCAAGGAAGAAGCGGACGCCCTCCTGCCCGAGATCCAGAGGGTCCTCTCCCAGATGCGCCAGGCCCGGGCGGAGCTCAAGGAGGCCCAGGCCCGCCTTCCCGAGGCCCGGGGGCTTGAGCGGCGGGCCCTGGAGGAGGAGGTCCGCTTCCTCCTGGGCTCCCTCGAGGCCGACGCCCGCTACCTGGCCTCCCTGGGCGTCTTCCTCAAGGACCTGGACCGGGGCCTGGTGGACTTCCCCGCCCGCCTTGGGGGCGAGGTGGTCTTCCTCTGCTGGCAGGAGGGGGAGCCCGAGGTGGCCCACTACCACCCCCTCTCCGGGGGCTTCGCCGAGCGCAGGCCCCTCGCCGAGGAGGCCCCTACCCTTCCCCAGAAGGCCCGCCCCGGCGAAAGGCGTCCAGGCGCCTGA
- a CDS encoding metallopeptidase family protein → MTYEAFVKLVERLWEEVPEEFKRGLQGVHVLPQAKPEPGLEGVWRLGEYLDPGPPSAFGGFEGLGRHIALYYGSFLEVAGEGFDWEAEVWETLLHELKHHLESLAGRDDLVREDLRRLDAFRRGGPSGEG, encoded by the coding sequence ATGACCTACGAGGCCTTCGTAAAGCTGGTGGAGAGGCTTTGGGAGGAGGTCCCCGAGGAGTTCAAGCGGGGGCTTCAGGGGGTGCACGTCCTACCTCAGGCCAAGCCGGAGCCAGGGCTTGAGGGGGTGTGGCGCCTGGGGGAGTACCTGGACCCGGGGCCGCCTTCGGCCTTCGGGGGGTTTGAGGGCTTGGGGCGGCACATCGCCCTCTACTACGGCTCTTTTTTGGAGGTGGCGGGGGAGGGGTTTGACTGGGAGGCCGAGGTGTGGGAAACCCTCCTCCACGAGCTTAAGCACCACCTGGAGTCCCTGGCGGGGCGGGACGACCTCGTCCGGGAAGACCTCAGGCGCCTGGACGCCTTTCGCCGGGGCGGGCCTTCTGGGGAAGGGTAG